In Curtobacterium sp. MCPF17_002, one genomic interval encodes:
- a CDS encoding polyprenol monophosphomannose synthase: protein MTQGDPTALVIVPTYDEAENVRAVTAAVLDAVPAAHLLVVDDGSPDGTAAIVRELAAADPRVHLLERTGKLGLGTAYVAGFRWGLERGYPLLVEMDADGSHPADRLPALIDAVRADERVALAIGSRWVPGGSVVDWPLRRQALSRGANTYARIVLGIDVRDITAGFRVYRADTVARMDLDSVDSKGYCFQVDMTLRVDDLGGRIVEVPIRFRDRVHGVSKMSRSIVVEAMLRVTQWGFQRRFRRR from the coding sequence GTGACCCAGGGGGACCCCACCGCGCTCGTCATCGTCCCGACGTACGACGAGGCCGAGAACGTCCGCGCCGTCACGGCCGCCGTCCTCGACGCCGTCCCGGCCGCGCACCTGCTCGTCGTCGACGACGGCAGCCCGGACGGCACCGCCGCGATCGTCCGCGAGCTCGCGGCGGCAGACCCCCGCGTGCACCTGCTCGAGCGGACCGGGAAGCTCGGCCTCGGCACGGCGTACGTCGCAGGCTTCCGCTGGGGCCTCGAGCGGGGCTACCCGCTGCTGGTCGAGATGGACGCCGACGGGTCGCACCCCGCCGACCGGCTACCGGCACTCATCGACGCCGTCCGGGCTGACGAGCGCGTGGCGCTGGCCATCGGCTCCCGGTGGGTCCCTGGCGGGTCGGTCGTCGACTGGCCGCTCCGTCGCCAGGCGCTGAGCCGCGGCGCGAACACGTACGCCCGGATCGTGCTCGGGATCGACGTGCGCGACATCACCGCCGGGTTCCGGGTCTACCGTGCCGACACGGTCGCCCGGATGGACCTCGACTCGGTGGACTCGAAGGGCTACTGCTTCCAGGTCGACATGACCCTGCGCGTCGACGACCTGGGCGGCCGGATCGTCGAGGTGCCGATCCGCTTCCGGGACCGCGTGCACGGCGTCTCCAAGATGAGCCGGTCCATCGTCGTCGAGGCCATGCTCCGCGTCACCCAGTGGGGCTTCCAGCGCCGGTTCCGTCGCCGCTGA
- a CDS encoding glycosyltransferase, producing MRQLLEEHAVTERKPGVVSVVLVNYKGTDDTLTSIAELRKQDWPQDRLEVIVVDNGSGAEHVGRLKASDLDFTFVDSGANLGFTGGCNLGVEHSSGEIVAFLNNDARPDTGWVREAMATFASGADIGAVASKVLDWEGVNVDFTEAAMTWYGMGYKPFAGSPDTGRWESETDVLFGTGAAMFIRAELFEQLGGFDDRYFMFYEDVDLGWRLNLLGWRFRYQPKSVAFHKHHASMNKFGDFRETYLLERNALFTLYKNLGDEQLAAALPGSLALAVRRAVGRGELDSTELDLRNPGDDSVPTIPVPKTSMAGIYGVDQFVEQLPSMTESRREIQATRVRSDRELLRLFGNRDEPAYPIENYLAGYDKIVHSLGVLQVGTRRRILIITGDSIGEKMAGPAIRATQMAKQLANEHDVRVISLTRSSPIDPSYEVVTVPHRHPRQMVEHEAWADVIIVQGHALRLFPVLESTRKILVVDVYDPLHLEQLEQGRSDDVDQWNRQILDASDTLNHQLELGDYFICASERQRMFWLGQLAGSGRVNARTYSRDADLRSLIGVVPFGLSSTPPVHDQQRVKGVVPGIGKNDKLVVWGGGIYDWFDPITLVRSIGQLAERRPNVKLFFMGVQHPNPDVPEMDIVAKVRAEADELGLTGKNVFFNDSWIPYEERGAYLLEADAGVSTHYEHLETTFSFRTRILDYLWARLPIVTTAGDSFGDLVAEQKLGVAVHEQDIDGLAAALETALFDKKARAEFIGNVDRVREQFTWENVLAPLVEFCRNPVRAADKSVRETAAQIEAHQMRVRVPDRKKLYGVRHDLGRAVHYFRTEGPRSVAGKIKRRLTNR from the coding sequence CTGCGGCAGCTGCTGGAGGAACACGCCGTGACAGAGCGCAAGCCAGGAGTCGTCTCCGTCGTCCTCGTGAACTACAAGGGCACGGACGACACGCTGACGAGCATCGCCGAGCTCCGCAAGCAGGACTGGCCGCAGGACCGGCTCGAGGTCATCGTCGTCGACAACGGCTCCGGCGCGGAGCACGTCGGGCGTCTGAAGGCCTCCGACCTCGACTTCACGTTCGTCGACTCCGGCGCGAACCTCGGCTTCACCGGCGGCTGCAACCTCGGCGTCGAGCACTCCTCCGGCGAGATCGTCGCGTTCCTCAACAACGACGCCCGCCCCGACACCGGCTGGGTGCGCGAGGCGATGGCGACGTTCGCCTCCGGCGCGGACATCGGCGCCGTGGCGTCGAAGGTCCTCGACTGGGAAGGCGTCAACGTCGACTTCACCGAGGCAGCGATGACCTGGTACGGGATGGGCTACAAGCCGTTCGCCGGCTCGCCCGACACCGGCCGCTGGGAGTCCGAGACCGACGTGCTGTTCGGCACCGGTGCGGCGATGTTCATCCGCGCGGAGCTCTTCGAGCAGCTCGGCGGGTTCGACGACCGCTACTTCATGTTCTACGAGGACGTCGACCTCGGCTGGCGCCTCAACCTGCTTGGCTGGCGCTTCCGGTACCAGCCGAAGTCGGTCGCGTTCCACAAGCACCACGCGTCGATGAACAAGTTCGGCGACTTCCGCGAGACGTACCTGCTCGAGCGGAACGCGCTCTTCACGCTCTACAAGAACCTCGGCGACGAGCAGCTCGCCGCCGCCCTGCCCGGGTCCCTCGCCCTCGCGGTCCGCCGCGCGGTCGGCCGCGGTGAGCTCGACTCGACCGAGCTCGACCTGCGCAACCCGGGCGACGACAGCGTACCGACGATCCCGGTCCCGAAGACGAGCATGGCGGGCATCTACGGTGTCGACCAGTTCGTCGAGCAGCTGCCCTCGATGACCGAGTCCCGCCGGGAGATCCAGGCGACCCGCGTCCGCAGCGACCGCGAGCTCCTCCGCCTGTTCGGCAACCGCGACGAGCCCGCCTACCCGATCGAGAACTACCTCGCCGGGTACGACAAGATCGTGCACTCCCTGGGCGTGCTCCAGGTCGGCACGCGTCGCCGGATCCTCATCATCACGGGCGACTCCATCGGCGAGAAGATGGCCGGTCCCGCGATCCGTGCGACCCAGATGGCGAAGCAGCTCGCGAACGAGCACGACGTCCGCGTGATCAGCCTCACCCGTTCCTCGCCGATCGACCCCTCGTACGAGGTCGTCACGGTGCCGCACCGTCACCCGCGGCAGATGGTCGAGCACGAGGCCTGGGCCGACGTCATCATCGTGCAGGGGCACGCGCTGCGCCTGTTCCCGGTGCTCGAGTCGACGCGCAAGATCCTCGTGGTCGACGTGTACGACCCGCTGCACCTCGAGCAGCTCGAGCAGGGCCGCAGCGACGACGTCGACCAGTGGAACCGTCAGATCCTCGACGCCTCGGACACGCTGAACCACCAGCTCGAGCTCGGCGACTACTTCATCTGCGCCTCCGAGCGGCAGCGCATGTTCTGGCTCGGGCAGCTCGCCGGTTCCGGCCGCGTGAACGCCCGCACCTACTCGCGCGACGCCGACCTGCGCTCGCTCATCGGCGTGGTGCCGTTCGGCCTGTCGTCGACGCCCCCGGTACACGACCAGCAGCGGGTGAAGGGCGTCGTGCCGGGCATCGGCAAGAACGACAAGCTCGTCGTCTGGGGCGGTGGCATCTACGACTGGTTCGACCCGATCACCCTCGTCCGCTCGATCGGCCAGCTCGCCGAGCGCCGTCCGAACGTGAAGCTCTTCTTCATGGGCGTGCAGCACCCGAACCCCGACGTGCCCGAGATGGACATCGTCGCCAAGGTCCGTGCCGAGGCCGACGAGCTCGGCCTCACCGGCAAGAACGTGTTCTTCAACGACTCGTGGATCCCGTACGAGGAGCGCGGGGCGTACCTCCTCGAGGCCGACGCCGGTGTGTCGACGCACTACGAGCACCTCGAGACCACGTTCTCGTTCCGCACGCGCATCCTCGACTACCTGTGGGCCCGTCTGCCGATCGTGACGACCGCCGGCGACTCCTTCGGTGACCTCGTCGCGGAGCAGAAGCTCGGCGTGGCCGTGCACGAGCAGGACATCGACGGCCTCGCCGCCGCACTCGAGACGGCCCTCTTCGACAAGAAGGCCCGCGCCGAGTTCATCGGCAACGTCGACCGCGTCCGCGAGCAGTTCACCTGGGAGAACGTCCTCGCTCCGCTCGTCGAGTTCTGCCGGAACCCCGTCCGCGCCGCCGACAAGTCGGTCCGCGAGACGGCGGCCCAGATCGAGGCCCACCAGATGCGCGTCCGGGTGCCGGACCGCAAGAAGCTCTACGGCGTCCGGCACGACCTCGGTCGCGCGGTGCACTACTTCCGCACCGAGGGACCGCGCAGCGTGGCGGGCAAGATCAAGCGTCGCCTGACGAACCGGTGA
- a CDS encoding glycosyltransferase: MTQPSIPLSPASSPLADEYAAIARGDHAAGARGTIRFAVSTDDPTEGKGDLFVALGLARALRAEGWGVDMWPIRRWAEDVPADTTVLVSMIESFVPGLVPVGTATVAWVRNWTAQWASLPYLGEYDAVWASSSIAAEELARAVGHPVEVVPIGVDLDLFTEEQGDTATPRTDRTVTTVNFWGARRGVQDVLQQVAPVEPIIWFAANVEHVDPAPGVELRPAVPYFALPEVYRAAAFVVDDVIAPAAEFGTLNSRLYESLACGALPVTTCALGLDELGLAEVPVFTDAPSLERALAMPAAERDALAARLRSVVVERHSYAARAAQVVPSLDAAVARAATRTGPRDPMLRWAALQREVLREVERERDLHRSGVEDINRRLIVSEEAVAVLDRARRTAEQGQHDARIERDALAVRYDALTHSAEFRVLDKLGGVARALRRRG; the protein is encoded by the coding sequence GTGACCCAGCCCTCGATCCCGCTCTCCCCCGCATCGTCGCCGCTCGCCGACGAGTACGCCGCGATCGCCCGTGGCGACCACGCCGCCGGTGCCCGGGGGACGATCCGCTTCGCCGTGTCGACCGACGACCCGACCGAGGGGAAGGGCGACCTGTTCGTCGCGCTCGGGCTCGCCCGCGCGCTGCGCGCCGAGGGGTGGGGCGTGGACATGTGGCCGATCCGACGGTGGGCGGAGGACGTCCCCGCCGACACCACCGTGCTCGTCAGCATGATCGAGTCGTTCGTCCCCGGCCTCGTACCGGTGGGCACGGCCACCGTGGCGTGGGTGCGGAACTGGACGGCACAGTGGGCGTCGCTGCCGTACCTCGGCGAGTACGACGCCGTCTGGGCATCGTCGTCGATCGCCGCCGAGGAACTCGCCCGCGCGGTCGGGCACCCGGTGGAGGTCGTCCCGATCGGGGTCGACCTCGACCTGTTCACGGAAGAGCAGGGCGACACCGCCACGCCACGCACCGACCGCACCGTCACGACCGTGAACTTCTGGGGCGCCCGCCGTGGTGTCCAGGACGTCCTGCAGCAGGTCGCTCCCGTCGAGCCGATCATCTGGTTCGCCGCGAACGTCGAGCACGTGGACCCCGCCCCGGGCGTCGAGCTCCGTCCGGCCGTGCCCTACTTCGCCCTGCCCGAGGTCTACCGCGCGGCCGCGTTCGTCGTCGACGACGTCATCGCACCGGCCGCCGAGTTCGGCACCCTCAACTCGCGGCTGTACGAGTCGCTCGCGTGCGGTGCGCTGCCGGTCACGACCTGCGCACTCGGCCTGGACGAGCTCGGGCTCGCCGAGGTCCCGGTCTTCACCGACGCTCCCTCGCTGGAGCGTGCGCTCGCGATGCCGGCCGCCGAACGCGACGCCCTCGCCGCGCGGCTCCGGTCGGTCGTCGTCGAACGGCACTCCTACGCCGCCCGCGCCGCCCAGGTCGTCCCCTCGCTCGACGCCGCGGTCGCCCGCGCCGCCACCCGCACCGGACCCCGGGACCCGATGCTGCGCTGGGCTGCCCTGCAGCGGGAGGTGCTCCGCGAGGTGGAGCGCGAGCGCGACCTCCACCGATCCGGCGTCGAGGACATCAACCGCCGGCTCATCGTCTCCGAGGAAGCGGTCGCGGTCCTCGACCGCGCTCGACGCACCGCTGAGCAGGGGCAGCACGACGCCCGGATCGAGCGGGACGCGCTCGCGGTCCGGTACGACGCGCTCACGCACTCGGCCGAGTTCCGGGTCCTCGACAAGCTCGGCGGCGTCGCCCGCGCGCTCCGTCGCCGGGGCTGA
- a CDS encoding ABC transporter permease produces the protein MVDQARMAALAKEPLVVIGAPTSAIRGTWRELRDVFQQREMLGMLIRRDLKARYKDSALGFVWTLVRPLTQLLIYYFVMGQVLGAAKGIDNFAIYVFTGLSAYTLFSEIVAGSTSSIVGNSGLIKKVYVPREVFPLASVGAALVNYVIQFAILIAATIAIGVFPWHEGLVYLIPSLLVILVYGAAIGLVLSALNVYLRDVQFVIDVGLMVLLWASPIVYSYSMVIDRLKVDWLLALYTNNPLTLSVLGMQNAIWIHDPAAVTYPSHLMLRLGIAFVIGLFCLLGAQRVFSRLQGNFAQEL, from the coding sequence ATGGTCGATCAAGCCCGCATGGCGGCGCTCGCGAAGGAGCCCCTCGTCGTGATCGGCGCTCCGACGAGCGCCATCCGAGGAACCTGGCGAGAACTCCGCGACGTCTTTCAGCAGCGCGAGATGCTCGGGATGCTCATCCGTCGCGACCTCAAGGCGCGGTACAAGGACTCGGCGCTCGGGTTCGTGTGGACGCTCGTGCGCCCGCTGACCCAGCTGCTCATCTACTACTTCGTGATGGGTCAGGTCCTCGGGGCGGCGAAGGGCATCGACAACTTCGCGATCTACGTCTTCACGGGCCTCAGCGCGTACACCCTCTTCAGCGAGATCGTGGCCGGGTCGACCAGCTCGATCGTCGGCAACTCGGGCCTCATCAAGAAGGTCTACGTCCCGCGAGAGGTCTTCCCGCTCGCGAGCGTCGGCGCCGCGCTGGTGAACTACGTCATCCAGTTCGCCATCCTCATCGCCGCGACGATCGCCATCGGAGTGTTCCCGTGGCACGAGGGGCTGGTCTACCTCATCCCCTCACTGCTGGTGATCCTGGTCTACGGCGCCGCGATCGGCCTCGTGCTCTCCGCGCTCAACGTCTACCTGCGCGACGTGCAGTTCGTCATCGACGTCGGCCTCATGGTGCTGCTCTGGGCGTCGCCGATCGTGTACTCGTACTCGATGGTGATCGACCGCCTCAAGGTGGACTGGCTGCTCGCGCTCTACACGAACAACCCGCTCACCCTGTCGGTCCTCGGCATGCAGAACGCGATCTGGATCCACGACCCCGCAGCGGTGACCTACCCGAGCCACCTCATGCTCCGCCTCGGCATCGCGTTCGTCATCGGGCTGTTCTGCCTGCTGGGCGCGCAGCGGGTGTTCTCCCGTCTGCAGGGCAACTTCGCGCAGGAGCTGTAG
- a CDS encoding ABC transporter ATP-binding protein codes for MAISTPVAPSTSGTTAERPDVIVIDHVRKRFVVRKDNTIRERIVTLGRAGRKHRQDFWALDDVTVTIQAGTTVGLIGQNGSGKSTLLKAIGGIIQPTSGTVARRGRLAALLELGAGFHPDLSGRENVFLNAALLGLSRKETEERFDDILAFSGIGDFIDTQVKFYSSGMYVRLAFAVAVHTDPDVLLVDEVLAVGDEAFQRKCLDRIRSFQEQGKTIIIVTHSLSQVQEMCDRVVLLNKGKVLHDGDAVQAVSKFRDVLEERRSGELSADVAVGRGTVLGASVHPDGKQHRDQVVPGDDLIVDMEFEHLDGVADWEAAVQINNTAGQVVYGTTTGIMGIHLEPLHGRRKLRLRIADTNFGTGKYFINVSMMDSAGRHLHDLPECDSFEVPSFGDAVGSVYAKPSIEELD; via the coding sequence ATGGCCATCAGCACCCCCGTCGCCCCGTCGACGTCCGGCACCACCGCCGAGCGCCCCGACGTCATCGTCATCGACCACGTGCGCAAGCGGTTCGTCGTCCGCAAGGACAACACCATCCGCGAGCGCATCGTCACGCTGGGCCGCGCCGGCCGGAAGCACCGTCAGGACTTCTGGGCGCTCGACGACGTCACCGTCACGATCCAGGCCGGCACCACCGTCGGTCTCATCGGCCAGAACGGCTCCGGCAAGTCGACGCTGCTCAAGGCCATCGGCGGGATCATCCAGCCGACCTCCGGCACGGTCGCCCGCCGCGGTCGCCTGGCAGCCCTGCTCGAGCTCGGCGCCGGCTTCCACCCCGACCTGTCCGGGCGCGAGAACGTCTTCCTCAACGCCGCCCTGCTCGGCCTGAGCCGCAAGGAGACCGAGGAGCGCTTCGACGACATCCTCGCGTTCTCCGGCATCGGCGACTTCATCGACACCCAGGTGAAGTTCTACTCATCCGGCATGTACGTGCGGCTCGCGTTCGCGGTCGCCGTGCACACCGACCCCGACGTCCTGCTGGTCGACGAGGTCCTGGCGGTCGGCGACGAGGCGTTCCAGCGCAAGTGCCTCGACCGCATCCGCTCCTTCCAAGAGCAGGGGAAGACGATCATCATCGTCACGCACTCCCTCAGCCAGGTGCAGGAGATGTGCGACCGTGTGGTCCTGCTCAACAAGGGCAAGGTCCTGCACGACGGCGACGCGGTCCAGGCCGTCAGCAAGTTCCGCGACGTGCTCGAGGAACGCCGCTCCGGCGAACTCAGCGCCGACGTGGCGGTCGGGCGCGGCACCGTGCTCGGTGCGAGCGTGCACCCGGACGGCAAGCAGCACCGCGACCAGGTCGTCCCCGGTGACGACCTCATCGTCGACATGGAGTTCGAGCACCTCGACGGCGTCGCCGACTGGGAGGCCGCGGTGCAGATCAACAACACCGCCGGCCAGGTCGTCTACGGCACCACGACCGGCATCATGGGGATCCACCTCGAGCCCCTGCACGGCCGTCGGAAGCTCCGCCTCCGGATCGCCGACACGAACTTCGGCACCGGCAAGTACTTCATCAACGTGTCGATGATGGACTCCGCGGGACGGCACCTCCACGACCTGCCCGAGTGCGACTCGTTCGAGGTCCCCTCGTTCGGCGACGCCGTCGGCAGCGTCTACGCGAAGCCCTCCATCGAGGAGCTCGACTGA
- a CDS encoding glycosyltransferase family 2 protein — MRLVRGPLVRRRRRQRLREALHRGARLTPTGDATRTAVVVVNWNRADLTTRAVRAVLDDGAADQVIVVDNGSTDDSVTVLRRDLPEATVLARDTNGGFAVGANAGIRHTDAEIVVLLNNDAEPAPGFVAALRDHLVAAPAAVAAVTGRIVLAGRWSRLQAGTPAADGRARRDDDSRTPDGRALRDHDGHLWVPSPDGEVRLNSTGVRIDRDGNGMDRDWFAPADRVADTAVFGFSGGASALRRAALDDVGLLDESFFMYYEDTELAWRLRRRGWRVEYAADAVVVHDHSASSGVRSDLFVFRNARNRLVVALWHAPWPTVLRAAARTLARGLRGLADGPTRREARLVLAALADAVGHLPAHLAHRARQSRVASVPRRAVDPSA, encoded by the coding sequence GTGCGACTCGTTCGAGGTCCCCTCGTTCGGCGACGCCGTCGGCAGCGTCTACGCGAAGCCCTCCATCGAGGAGCTCGACTGACCCCGACGGGCGACGCCACCCGCACCGCGGTCGTCGTCGTCAACTGGAACCGCGCCGACCTCACCACCCGTGCGGTGCGCGCCGTCCTCGACGACGGCGCGGCCGACCAGGTGATCGTGGTCGACAACGGCTCCACCGACGACTCCGTGACGGTGCTCCGGCGTGACCTGCCGGAGGCCACGGTGCTCGCGCGGGACACCAACGGCGGGTTCGCGGTCGGGGCGAACGCCGGCATCCGGCACACGGACGCCGAGATCGTCGTCCTGCTCAACAACGACGCCGAGCCCGCTCCCGGGTTCGTCGCGGCCCTCCGCGACCACCTCGTCGCCGCCCCTGCGGCCGTCGCAGCGGTGACGGGCCGCATCGTGCTCGCCGGACGCTGGTCGCGCCTCCAGGCCGGAACCCCGGCAGCCGACGGTCGTGCACGGCGCGACGACGACAGCCGGACACCCGACGGACGCGCGCTGCGCGACCACGACGGCCACCTCTGGGTGCCGTCGCCGGACGGCGAGGTCCGGCTCAACTCGACGGGCGTCCGCATCGACCGTGACGGCAACGGCATGGACCGCGACTGGTTCGCCCCGGCCGACCGCGTCGCCGACACCGCCGTCTTCGGCTTCTCCGGCGGCGCGTCCGCGCTCCGCCGCGCCGCACTCGACGACGTCGGACTGCTCGATGAGTCCTTCTTCATGTACTACGAGGACACCGAACTCGCCTGGCGGCTCCGTCGCCGCGGCTGGCGCGTCGAGTACGCGGCCGACGCGGTGGTCGTGCACGACCACTCGGCGTCCTCCGGCGTCCGGAGTGACCTCTTCGTCTTCCGCAACGCGCGGAACCGGCTGGTCGTCGCCCTCTGGCACGCGCCGTGGCCGACGGTGCTCCGGGCCGCCGCACGCACCCTGGCACGCGGCCTGCGCGGACTGGCCGACGGTCCCACCCGCCGGGAGGCGCGGCTCGTCCTGGCAGCGCTGGCCGACGCGGTCGGACACCTCCCCGCGCACCTCGCGCACCGCGCCCGACAGTCGCGGGTCGCGTCGGTCCCACGCCGTGCCGTGGACCCGAGCGCATGA
- a CDS encoding glycosyltransferase family 1 protein — translation MPQLTVLIDGTAVPENLGGVGRYVEGVVSHLTEPSLDVHLVVRPVHAAHFRAIAPHVRVHTAPAWTESVPLRFLWEQSGLPALGRRLGAAVLHSPHYTFPFAWHRGSVVTLHDATFFSNPEWHSRLKRTFFTWWSRRSLRTRPVVIVPSAATGSEAARVVSGIRADVRVAPLGVDRTRFHEPSTAEVEDARIAAGLPDDAAWIAFLGTIEPRKNVTALLDAYAAVRGARDATGSPTPWLVLSGARGWDDEAIERLDALQDADHVVEAGYLPLEDLSGFLGGAEFVVYPSLGEGFGLPVVEAMATGACVLTTRRLSLPEVGGDAAVYAEPDASALAAAIAQLLDEPSTVSSHRAAALRRAEDFTWDATAAVHVAAYQDAAGGTPAGRGAGGAR, via the coding sequence GTGCCGCAGCTCACCGTCCTCATCGACGGGACCGCGGTACCGGAGAACCTCGGCGGTGTCGGGCGCTACGTCGAAGGGGTCGTGTCGCACCTGACGGAACCGTCGCTCGACGTGCACCTCGTGGTCCGGCCGGTCCACGCCGCGCACTTCCGTGCGATCGCCCCGCACGTGCGCGTGCACACGGCGCCGGCGTGGACGGAGTCCGTCCCACTGCGCTTCCTCTGGGAGCAGAGCGGGCTGCCCGCGCTCGGCCGACGACTCGGGGCCGCGGTGCTGCACTCACCGCACTACACGTTCCCGTTCGCCTGGCACCGGGGTTCCGTCGTGACGCTCCACGACGCCACGTTCTTCTCCAACCCGGAGTGGCACTCGCGGCTCAAGCGCACGTTCTTCACGTGGTGGAGCCGCCGGTCGCTCCGCACCCGCCCCGTCGTGATCGTCCCGAGTGCCGCCACCGGGTCCGAGGCCGCACGGGTCGTCAGCGGCATCCGCGCCGACGTCCGCGTCGCGCCGCTCGGGGTCGACCGCACCCGGTTCCACGAGCCGAGCACCGCCGAGGTCGAGGACGCCCGGATCGCCGCCGGCCTGCCCGACGACGCCGCGTGGATCGCGTTCCTCGGCACGATCGAGCCGCGCAAGAACGTCACCGCGCTGCTCGACGCCTACGCCGCCGTCCGGGGCGCCCGCGACGCCACCGGCTCCCCCACGCCGTGGCTCGTGCTCTCCGGCGCCCGCGGCTGGGACGACGAGGCGATCGAGCGGCTCGACGCCCTGCAGGACGCGGACCACGTCGTCGAGGCCGGCTACCTGCCGCTCGAGGACCTCTCCGGTTTCCTCGGCGGCGCGGAGTTCGTCGTCTACCCCTCGCTCGGCGAGGGCTTCGGCCTGCCGGTCGTCGAGGCGATGGCGACCGGCGCGTGCGTCCTCACCACCCGGCGCCTGTCGCTGCCCGAGGTCGGCGGGGACGCGGCCGTCTACGCGGAGCCCGACGCGTCGGCGCTGGCCGCGGCGATCGCGCAGCTGCTCGACGAGCCCTCGACCGTGTCCTCGCACCGTGCCGCCGCGCTCCGGCGCGCCGAGGACTTCACGTGGGACGCCACCGCGGCCGTGCACGTCGCCGCGTACCAGGACGCCGCAGGTGGGACTCCTGCCGGCCGTGGCGCCGGGGGTGCCCGATGA
- a CDS encoding glycosyltransferase family 2 protein — protein sequence MTRVAVLTVTYNTGETIRPFLASIEAASSSPVAVVIADNGSADIDALRAIGESYGAVVVSSGGNRGYGGGIDAALAALDDVLPDVRPEFLLVTNPDVVLEPGSIDELVAAADRLPDGGSFGPRILDDQGETYPSARRLPSLRTGLGHAAFSRFWPANPWSQRYWSTTQVVEREAGWLSGACFLIRTDLFRQLGGFDESYFMYFEDVDLGQRVGLAGHANLYVPTAVVTHTGAHSTSSNRRRMEIEHHRSAYRFLSRKYRAWWLWPLRLVLRFGLAVRARWVTRK from the coding sequence ATGACCCGCGTCGCGGTGCTGACCGTCACCTACAACACCGGTGAGACGATCCGGCCGTTCCTCGCGAGCATCGAGGCCGCATCGTCCTCACCGGTCGCCGTCGTCATCGCCGACAACGGGTCCGCCGACATAGACGCACTCCGGGCGATCGGCGAGTCCTACGGGGCCGTCGTGGTGTCCTCCGGCGGCAACCGCGGGTACGGCGGCGGGATCGACGCCGCACTCGCCGCGCTCGACGACGTCCTGCCCGACGTCCGTCCGGAGTTCCTGCTCGTCACGAACCCCGACGTCGTCCTCGAGCCGGGCTCGATCGACGAGCTCGTCGCCGCCGCCGACCGCCTGCCCGACGGCGGGTCGTTCGGTCCGCGGATCCTCGACGACCAGGGCGAGACCTACCCGTCGGCCCGGCGGCTCCCCTCGCTCCGCACCGGCCTCGGCCACGCGGCGTTCTCCCGCTTCTGGCCGGCGAACCCCTGGAGCCAGCGGTACTGGTCGACCACGCAGGTCGTCGAGCGTGAGGCCGGCTGGCTCTCCGGTGCGTGCTTCCTCATCCGCACCGACCTGTTCCGGCAGCTCGGGGGCTTCGACGAGTCGTACTTCATGTACTTCGAGGACGTCGACCTCGGGCAGCGCGTCGGGCTCGCCGGGCACGCGAACCTCTACGTGCCGACCGCCGTGGTCACGCACACCGGGGCCCACTCGACGTCGTCGAACCGGCGCCGGATGGAGATCGAGCACCACCGGAGCGCCTACCGGTTCCTGTCGCGGAAGTACCGGGCGTGGTGGCTGTGGCCGCTCCGGCTCGTGCTGCGCTTCGGCCTGGCCGTCCGTGCCCGCTGGGTGACGCGCAAGTAG